In the genome of Candidatus Bathyarchaeota archaeon, the window GGTACCAAAGGTCTGAACGCATCAAGGATACAGGAAAGTATAGTCGAAGGTAGGGAGGCGGTTACCTCCGTCTTATCCCTGGATGAATTAATGTGGATTCTTATAAAAAATAGGAGGCGGGAATTGATCAGAAGGGCTATCGAAGGGATATATGCGACACCCAATTTAACGGTAAGAGAGGTGGATTCCGACGTGCCATTGTTCGCCCTTGATTTTATGGAGAAGTATGATCTCAAACCTAGGGATGCTTTCCACGTCGCCGTCATGAAGAGCCTGGGCGTCAACGAGATCGTCAGCGACGATCCCGATTTTGACAGGATAGAATGGATTAAAAGGATTAAAATTTAGAGGATGGCCATAAAATTGGGAGGAAATAACCCTTTACAGAGGCGACAGATGCTTCTGCTCTTCACTAGGTTCAAGTTTTAACCCGCACGCCCCATCCAATAAGTCGCTTGACACCTCCAACCCCTTTCTATGATTCTGCTTCTTGGGCCGTGAAGCTCGAGCCTGGGAATCGAGGTATCAGAGATCAGAAACGATATAGACGTTGGACCCCTGGGCCTAAGGAAAACCGAAACTAAGACGGCCGCGAAAAACTTCTATTTCTACATCTCGCGCATGGACATCATACGCTACATCCCGAGCCTTTAGCCTTTAAAAGCTGGGGAGGAGAAGCTGAACTCGAAGTTTGGAGCCTCGGGCGGGCTTCGAACCCGCGACTTGCAGCTTACGAGGCTGCCGCTCTACCAGCTGAGCCACCGAGGCCTCAAAATTAATTAGGAGATGGTGTAAGCCAAGATTTAAGCACTTCTGATGCCTCTATGGCCTTGGGGGATGGACGCGGTATGGCGTTGACGGAGCGCCGAGCCATACGGATAATATCGGAGAATATCCGGCGGGATCCTAGGGTTCTCCTGCCCTACGGGGATGATGCTTCAGCGATCCCCGTGGGTGCTGGAGCAATCGTCTTGAAGGCCGATATGCTCGTCAGGGCTACGGATGCGCCGAGGGGCATGACCTTCAGGCAGATGGCCATGAAGGCCGTTACGTCGACGGTCAGCGACCTGGCTGCGAAGGGGGTTAAACCTGAGGTGCTCCTCGTATCTTTGGCCCTGCCCCGTGGAACCACCTCGAGGCAGGTCAGGGAACTAGCCTTAGGGCTAGACGAGGCCGCGAACCTTTACGGGGCTTACATCCTAGGCGGGGATCTAAACGAGGGACCAGACCTCATAATAGACTGTGTGGCGTTGGCCCAGTCGGATCCTGGGAGGCTCATACCCAGGGATGGAGCGAAGCCGGGGGACATCATCGCCACCACAGGCGCCTACGGGAACCCTCCAGCGGCCCTGAAGCTGTTCCATGAACGATTAAGGATCGACCTGCCCGAACCCGTGGCGGCGAAGCTCAGGGAGGCCCTCTACGAGCCTAAAGCCCACCTGAAGGAGGGGTTAGCCCTAGCTGGTTTAGCCTCGGCCTCGATAGACTCCAGCGACGGCCTAGCCTGGTCGATCCATGAGATAGCCCGGATGAGCCGGGTCAAGGCCGTCCTCACAGACGTACCCATAAGCATGGAGGCCGTCCAATTCGCGGAGAAGGCTGGGGTGAACCCGTTGAGCCTAGCCCTCTACGGGGGAGAGGAATACAACATAGTCGCCACAATAAACCCGGAGAACTGGACGAAAGCCCTGGAGAGCGTGGAGGACGCCGGAGGGGAACTCCACAGAATAGGATATGTAACGGAGGGGAGGGGCGTATACCTGGAGAAGGGGGATGGGGAAGCCGTGACGATAGAGCCGAGGGGATGGGAACACCTTAGGAACTAATCAGTTAAGAAGAGAAAACAACAAAACATCTCTTTGCATTAGGTTTGATTTGCTTCGATTTCCTTGAGTATTTCTGAGATTTGAGTTTTAAATTCTGGTAGTTTCATCCTCACCGTTTCCCAAACTAAATCTAAATCTACGCCGAAATACTGATGGATTAATTTATCCCTCATCCCAGCGATCTCTTTCCATGGAATTTGAGGATGCTTCGATTTCAATCCCTCGCTTAAGTTCTTGGTTGCTTCCCCAATTATTTCAAGTCCTCTTAAAACTGCGTACTGCTTTTCAACATTGGCAAGGAAATCTTCCTTATAAACTCCTTCGATGAACTTCTCTATATTCGATGCAGCCTCTATGATGTGTTTGAGGTAGGCCCTATCCTTTCTCATAGATAACTCTCATTTCCCTTTTTACATCGTCGATTATGTAGGGGTTTATGCTGCTGAAAATCCCGAGGTCAACTTTCCTCCCAAAGATCTCCGTTAACTCCTCCTCCACCTTTACGAGGTCCAGGAGGGATTTCCGTGCGTTTTTATCGAATTCGATGGCTACATCTACATCGCTTTTTAAGTTTTGCTCCCCCCTAACAAAAGAGCCGAAAACCGCCATAAAAACTATATCGTTCCTCCGACAAATTTCAGCTAGCCTCTCCTCCAGCCCGCTCTTCCTCAGCTCCTCCGGCAAATTTTGAATCTCGATTTTGATGGCCATACCTTGTTTTTTGAAGGTTTCTTTGAATTTAAACCTTTTCCAAGTCTTCGGAGACGGAATCTCCCCTGCCAGCCTGGAGTCGAGTCCGAGACCCTTCAACCCGTCCCGATCTGGAGGCTCGCCGGCCCCTCCCCTGGATCTATGGGTGGACCGCGGGGAGCCCAGCCGCCCAGCCCCGGAGGACCCTCTAAGACACTCCCAGTCCTCAGCCGTCGACTGTTCCATCCGGAGAATGGTGGCGGGCCCGCGGGGATTCGAACCCCGGACCTCCGGCTTAGAGGGCCAGCGCTCTATCCAGCTGAGCTACGGGCCCAGTTCCTCCTACGTTGAGGCTCGTCGGCGGCACGGGTATTACAGGGCGTCTGGAATCCATAAAGTTTCCGGATCAGCCTGGGCGTTCCACCTCTATGTGGATGGCGGGCTTGAGGGGTTCAGCCCTTGCAGCCCTCCCTGCTGGATCCACTTTTTCAGGGTCATCCTCCGAGTATACTTCGACCGGGAGGCTGAGCTCCCCCTCCAGATACTTCGAGAATTCCCTCAGTAGCTCGTATTCATTGAAGCTTTCCAGGAATGCCCTACGCCTAGCCTTCACGGGTTCAGGGGTCCTAGCCGCATCGGTGACCCAGCCTTTAACCGTTCTAGCCAGCTTATCGACCTCGCCGACTCCCCCCGCCGCCACGGCCTTCAAGGCTTCGCCCATGGATGCCCCTTCAAGGATGAGCCTGTACGCTTCGAGTTTAGCCTTCGAGGCCGAGTATAACCTGATCTTTAAGGGTTTACCCTTCAGGATCCTGCATAGATCCTTGGCATCGTCTAATACGCGGTCCAGGATGGCTACAGCCTCCTCCACGCCCTCGTCCAAGGCCTTTAGATCCGCCTCAGGCCACTCCGCCCTGGACACCAGGCCGTCCCCTAGGAGGCTCCATATCTCCTCGCACAGGAAGGGGGCGAAGGGCGCCAACAACCTAACCCTCAGATCCAAGATCCTCCTGAGCAGGCCGGGGTTCACCCCGTCTCCGCCCCTGATCGATGCTAGACGGACGTATTTGCCCATCTCCTGGTCTAACAGGTATAGGATGAGCTGCAGGGCATCCCTGAACCTGAGCTCCTCCATGGCGAGGGTTGCATCCCTTATTATCCTGTTGATCCTGCTCCAAAGCCACCTCTCGGGGAGGCCCCAGTCCCCCTCGGGCTCGGATGGGCCGGCTAGGACGTTGAGGGCCCAGGAGTACAGGCGTTCAAGCCTTTCCCTCATGCTCCTAGCCAACGCCGGGCTGAAGTCCACGTCCTGGAGGAGCCCCGCCGTAGCCACTAGGCTCAGCCTCAGGGGGTCGACGGCGAACTCTCGGACGGCCTCCCTGAGCGGAATTATGTTGCCGAAGGACTTGGACATCTTCTTCCCCTCCATCAGGACGCTCCCGTTGACCACGATGCTCCTGGGCCAATGCTCCCTCGGAAATATGGCTGCATGGTTGAATATGAAGAAGGTTAGATGGTTTGGGATCAGATCCCTGCCTGAGTGGCGGCTATCCAATGGATAGAAGTAGGTGAACTCCCGCCTCATCTCCAAGAGGAAACCCGCATCCATCCCCGTCCGGTCCGAGATCTCCCCGGGATCGCCTTCGCCTAGGAGTATATAGTCGAATACTTGGGGGGTGAGCTTCTCCGCGGGCACCCTCCTCAGGTGATGGGCTATCGTGTAGTAGGCCATGTATATCACGGAGTCTGAGAGGCTTTCGATTATCCATTCCTTATCCCATGGGAGCGGGGTTCCAAGCCCCTCGCTCCTGGCGCACGCCTTCCCTTTAAGCCATCCTATCGTATGCTCGAATTCTACGCGGACCTCCTCGGGGATTATCCTCATCCCCTCCAGGCAGGCTCTAGCCATCTCCTTCCAGGATTCATCCCCATAGTTTATGAACCATTGATCCTCGAATATCTTGACCAGGCACTCCCCGCCGCATCTGCAGAGCACGGGCCTGTTAATTATCTCGTATATCCGGTCGCCTGAGCCTTCCCGGAGGAGATCATCCTTGACCATCTCCTTAGCCTTGGAGACAGGTAACCCTGAATAAGAGGGGATATCCCTCCTCATGAAGCCTAGGTGATACTCCTTACTGTAGACCTCCTCCGTGGCGTCTACGAGGCGGGGGTCATCCTGATCCTTTACGCCCATCCTCTCGACGACGTCCCTCGCAGGCACCTCCGAGAACCCTTCAACCTCTATCACCGGGATAGGCTTCAACCCGTCCAGGATAGAGGGGAGGACACCGTATCTCTCGAGGAGCTCCGCGCCTTTATCCCTCAGGTCCTTTAAGGCTTGGTAGTCGAAGGGGGCATGCGCGGGCACCGACATCACCACCCCGGTGGCGTTTCCGGGATCCACGAAGGAGGCGGGTAGAATGGGGATCCTCAGCCCGGTGACGGGGTTCTCCGCGTATCCTCCTATGAGGCGGCTGCCCTGGAAGCTCCCCTTAACGGATACGCTCCTCCCAAGATATTTGAGCTTCTCAGCACCCCTGTCGGTTAGGATCCATTCCTCCCCGTCCACCTGGGCTTCCACATAGACGGCTTCAGGGTTGACCCAGATATTGGTTACGCCGAAGACCGTCTCAGGCCTCAGGGTGGCCGTGGGCAGTATCTTACCGTTGAAGCGGAACTTTATGAGGGTGAACTCCCCTATCTCAGGCTCCTTATCCCCTATCGTGTCGTGTTGGCCTACGGGGCTGCCGCAGCTGGGGCACCAGCCGACGGGGTGGCTTCCCCGGCTTATCAACCCTTTCTCCTTGAGCTTATGGAACTGCCATTCTATGAATCGGCTGTACTGGGGGTCGATGGTGGTGAACTCCCGGCGCCAGTCTATGGAGTAGCCCATCTCCCTCATCCCATCCTTGATCTCCCTGTGGAAATACCTGGCTATGTTCAGGGGTTCATGGAAGCCCTCCATGATCTCCCGTGGAACCCTGTAGATTTTGAGGAATGTCTCCTCCAGCTCCTTATCCCCCGCCCTCAACCTTTTGGACATGGCGAGTATGGGGGTTCCGGTGTAATGGAAGGCCATGGGGAATAGGACGTTGTACCCCCTCATGCGCAGGTATCTAGCGTACACGTCCGTTATCGTATAGGTTCTTCCATGCCCTATGTGCTGCGGGGAATTGGGATATGGATAAGCCACCGTTATGAAGAATTTACGCTTCCCGGGATCCGGGTCCGCCTCGAATATGCGGCTCTCCTCCCAGGCCTTCAACCATTTCCGCTCTATCCCTCTCCAATCCAGGATGGGCTTCGAACCCCTCATCCCTCCAGCATCCCCCTCAGGATCTCCTCCGCCTCCGCGAGGGCTCTAGGTATCCCTGAGGCATCGACGCCCCCCGCCTGGCCGAAGTAGGGTTTGCCTCCCCCACCGCCCCTTATATACGGGGCTAGGGCCTTAGCCGCCTCGCCGGCATTCACCCCCTTCAAGATGGCCTCCCCCCCAGCCGATACGAGTATCCTGGCGGCTCCCCTATCCCTGAACGCCAGGACCGCGACCGCGTATGGATCCCTCCTGGCTATCAGGCTTGAGACCTCCA includes:
- a CDS encoding DUF86 domain-containing protein → MRKDRAYLKHIIEAASNIEKFIEGVYKEDFLANVEKQYAVLRGLEIIGEATKNLSEGLKSKHPQIPWKEIAGMRDKLIHQYFGVDLDLVWETVRMKLPEFKTQISEILKEIEANQT
- the leuS gene encoding leucine--tRNA ligase gives rise to the protein MRGSKPILDWRGIERKWLKAWEESRIFEADPDPGKRKFFITVAYPYPNSPQHIGHGRTYTITDVYARYLRMRGYNVLFPMAFHYTGTPILAMSKRLRAGDKELEETFLKIYRVPREIMEGFHEPLNIARYFHREIKDGMREMGYSIDWRREFTTIDPQYSRFIEWQFHKLKEKGLISRGSHPVGWCPSCGSPVGQHDTIGDKEPEIGEFTLIKFRFNGKILPTATLRPETVFGVTNIWVNPEAVYVEAQVDGEEWILTDRGAEKLKYLGRSVSVKGSFQGSRLIGGYAENPVTGLRIPILPASFVDPGNATGVVMSVPAHAPFDYQALKDLRDKGAELLERYGVLPSILDGLKPIPVIEVEGFSEVPARDVVERMGVKDQDDPRLVDATEEVYSKEYHLGFMRRDIPSYSGLPVSKAKEMVKDDLLREGSGDRIYEIINRPVLCRCGGECLVKIFEDQWFINYGDESWKEMARACLEGMRIIPEEVRVEFEHTIGWLKGKACARSEGLGTPLPWDKEWIIESLSDSVIYMAYYTIAHHLRRVPAEKLTPQVFDYILLGEGDPGEISDRTGMDAGFLLEMRREFTYFYPLDSRHSGRDLIPNHLTFFIFNHAAIFPREHWPRSIVVNGSVLMEGKKMSKSFGNIIPLREAVREFAVDPLRLSLVATAGLLQDVDFSPALARSMRERLERLYSWALNVLAGPSEPEGDWGLPERWLWSRINRIIRDATLAMEELRFRDALQLILYLLDQEMGKYVRLASIRGGDGVNPGLLRRILDLRVRLLAPFAPFLCEEIWSLLGDGLVSRAEWPEADLKALDEGVEEAVAILDRVLDDAKDLCRILKGKPLKIRLYSASKAKLEAYRLILEGASMGEALKAVAAGGVGEVDKLARTVKGWVTDAARTPEPVKARRRAFLESFNEYELLREFSKYLEGELSLPVEVYSEDDPEKVDPAGRAARAEPLKPAIHIEVERPG
- the thiL gene encoding thiamine-phosphate kinase, which codes for MALTERRAIRIISENIRRDPRVLLPYGDDASAIPVGAGAIVLKADMLVRATDAPRGMTFRQMAMKAVTSTVSDLAAKGVKPEVLLVSLALPRGTTSRQVRELALGLDEAANLYGAYILGGDLNEGPDLIIDCVALAQSDPGRLIPRDGAKPGDIIATTGAYGNPPAALKLFHERLRIDLPEPVAAKLREALYEPKAHLKEGLALAGLASASIDSSDGLAWSIHEIARMSRVKAVLTDVPISMEAVQFAEKAGVNPLSLALYGGEEYNIVATINPENWTKALESVEDAGGELHRIGYVTEGRGVYLEKGDGEAVTIEPRGWEHLRN
- a CDS encoding nucleotidyltransferase family protein yields the protein MKGLGLDSRLAGEIPSPKTWKRFKFKETFKKQGMAIKIEIQNLPEELRKSGLEERLAEICRRNDIVFMAVFGSFVRGEQNLKSDVDVAIEFDKNARKSLLDLVKVEEELTEIFGRKVDLGIFSSINPYIIDDVKREMRVIYEKG
- a CDS encoding type II toxin-antitoxin system VapC family toxin, which encodes MIYLDANFFVFALLDTGTKGLNASRIQESIVEGREAVTSVLSLDELMWILIKNRRRELIRRAIEGIYATPNLTVREVDSDVPLFALDFMEKYDLKPRDAFHVAVMKSLGVNEIVSDDPDFDRIEWIKRIKI